One Coffea eugenioides isolate CCC68of chromosome 2, Ceug_1.0, whole genome shotgun sequence genomic window, ATTCACACTTGCGCCAGGGCTGAAAGTCAAGGTTCTAGTTGAAGTGGCTTTGATATGACATTAACCTGAGCTTCTGTTCAAAGTTTCTAATTGTATACAGGATTTAATCTTCAAAAACTGAACTCTACGAGTTGATGTTTTCCCTAATGAACTAACTATACTGAGCAAACCATTTCTAAATTCCAACTTTTCATACAACCATCCCCAAAGAACCATGATACAATTGAAACTTCATTACCAAACTATCTGGCTACACCAAGAATGCACATCACTGGTACCATGTTCATGAGAAACCATTAGCATATGTGCTGTTTCTGTGGTTTTAGCCATACACCTATCGAATAGAATGAGAAGTGCCAATAATGAAATTTCGAGCAAAGGGATAGAGAGAGGATATCTCACTTCTATTAATCCCAAAAGATACAAGAAAGATCCTTAATTGACAATACTTATCCAAAGCATAATTCTAAAACACATTACATGTACCGTTCTTGAGTCAAGTGTTCTTTGATTTTCCTATCAACGGTGACCTGAACCAAGGTATCCACACTGAAGTTGTCTTCTGGTACAATTGGTATGCTTCAGCCCTGTAATCTTGCTTCAACATCCTCTTCTCCACAAGCACAGTTACATAAGCTAAACACAGGCTATTGATGAGTGAGCCAACAAAAGTCCAGCCATAACCCAAGTTCCATGCAAGAATGACTAGTCCCCACCACCACAACTGCTCCCCAAAATAGTTTGGATGTCTTGAGTATTGCCACAGCCCTTTGTCAAGGTTGGGAACAACTGGCTTGCCAAGCTCTTTTAGCTTCTTATTTCTACTCACAAAATCATGAAGTTTTGTATCGCCACAATAAGCAATTGCAATTCTAGACAAACATATTGCTATTCCAACAAAGTCCAAGATATCTAGTTGCTTGTTCTCTAAATGGATCACATACATAGGCATGCATATTCCCATGAGAAAGACCTGCCAAACAAGTGGAAAAGGCATTAGGAGCAAATCATCACTTAATTGTGCAGGGTACAGGCCCAATATGGGGACTAACTACGCCAAAGTAAATCTTATTCTGAGAGATTTCCCAAATAAATTAGCATCTGCTACAGTAGAATAAAACGCATcatagaaatttaaaataatgcAGCGAGATGTTATATGCATAAAAGAGTTAAATCTATGTCACTATGATAGATCTGGGTCTAGCAATTTCGAGCCTTTGTGCAAAAGTTTGGGTTGTTGTCATTAATCATTACCGCTTAAACCTTCCAAATGAAGCCATGCCAACTGTTCACACCGATCAATTGCTTATTTTTCATAAATAAGTAATTATTGTTGAGATGTGCAAATTGTTGAGGATCCTAGGAAACtcaacaaaaaatgagatactTTACATTCCTAGTACGTTAAGAACGATTTGCTGCAGTGTAGACAACATGCGCAATCTTCTAGTGATCCAACACGTGAACAATAGATGTTATAGCATACAAATTTCGTCCATTTCATAGAATACTCAGTTAAAAATGCTGTGACTTCCTCTGAACCATTTTAAATGATAGTGTTTGTGTATTTCTTTATCAATCTAAATTCAGTTATGATGGGCCGCAGATCATTCTACAAGAAAACAACTTCAAAGGGTATAATCATAATTATAGACTTGTCAAAATCTTAAATAAAAACCAACTAAGCACAAGCTCTAAACAAATCAATGCTAATAAAGCCTGATCTGTAGTTTCCTTGTGTCCATCGCATCCTTTGAGCTCCATTTAACTAATCCTGGAATTAAAAAAATCTTCATTAATCTACCTTGTGAAGAAAAACGCCTAAAATATGACTGACAAACCAATCTAAGCTCAGCACCAAAAACTTCATTATTCAATAAAGCTCATGTCTTTATTATAATTATGTCAAAAATTTCGTTGAAACAAGTTATAGAGAAGTTGCACCACATAAATATCATTCAATTCTGTCCTCCTATTTCCATCAATTTTAAAGCTAACAAAAAGCAATGAGTACAAGAAAAGCTAATTCTACTAATATTATACATTTAACTCAACAGGGCTCTTACCAAACTCCTAAAAgatcacacaaaaaaaaaaatcattctaaGGATATAAACCATTACCTGTTGGGACAAGTAAACAGCAAAGAAAGAAACCCACCACCAGCATTTGCCATACTGATGCTTCATATCAGTAAACCTCCAATCCTCTCTAACAACCCATTGCCAATTTTCGCGGCGAAAGTAGTTATGACTGAGCCTAATACTCCAAACCCACGTCAAACATGTTACAATTCTTGATCTCCAAACATTGCACTTATTCTCTACTGCCGGTGGATGGTTTGTATAGTAGTGCACCAATAAAACAGGTATCACCGTCCAATACGGATCAATCATCTGCAAAACTACAAAAGCGAAGAAAACTATCACAGTCCCTCCATCTAAAACATTCATATTCTGTGAATCTTGCAAGAATTTTGAGCTTAATCAAAACTTCCATAAacagtaaaaagaaaaaaaagtcaacTCCAATGAAAGAAAATGGGCCAAACAAAAATTTACCCACTGGCTAGATTGGATGAGACCAATGAGCCAAAAGACTAAGATGGGCTTCGGTACGGTCTGGAGGCAATGGATTTGGAGCTGCCTTCACATACTCCTTTAATATTAATGGAGTGCCAAAAGAGTTTGTAATTCCAGAAAGAGGAATTAGACAAGATGATCCACTATCAccttatcttttccttttatgtTCAGAAGGCTTTTCCAATTTATTGAAGCCGGCTGAAGGAAATAAAAGGATTTCTGGGATGAAGATAAGCAGGAATGGTCCAAGCATGactcatttattttttgcagaCGATTCTTTAATTTTCTGTAAAGCTGAAAGAGAGGAAGCCAGTGAACTCATTCAAATCCTGAGGAGGTATGAGAAGGGGTCTGGTCAATCTATCAATCTGGAAAAATCCTCTGTGTTCTTCAGTAGTAATGTGAATTATCAGAGGAAAAGGGAAGTGAGACAAAGTCTAGGCACAATTCAGGTTGCTACACAAGGGAGATATCTGGGGCTACCTATGGTGATAACAAGATCTAAACAGCAAGTTTTTGGCTATATTAAGGATAGTATTAGCAGGAGAATGAATAGCTGGAAGAACAAGTTGCTCAGCCAAGGTGGGAAGGAGGTATTAATGAAGGCAGTGTCCATGGCAATGCCAGTCTATACAATGTCCTGCTTTAAGCTGCCAAACAAACTTTGCAAAGAAGTGTCTTCCATGTTTGCTAACTACTGGTGGGGTGAAGCCGAAGGGAAAAATAAGATGCATTGGTGCTCATGGGGGAGATTGACTAATGAGAAAAAAGTGGGAGGATTGGGATTCAAGGACCTGCAGAACTTTAACAAAGCCTTGCTAGCTAAACAGGTATGGAGACTGATTTCCAAACCAAACCTATTAGTTAGTAAGGTCTTGAGAGCAAAGTACTACCATAAGGACTCAATCTTTAGGTGCAAAGTCCCTAAGTGTGCTTCGTGGATTTGGCAAAGCCTGATGAATGTTAGAGATTTTGTGCAAAATGGAACTAGAAAAAAGATAGGCAATGGCAAGGCAACCAACATTTGGAAGGACAACTGGATTCCGGGAAATAAGAATGGCAAAGTCACCTCTGTGATGCCTCTGAATTGCAACATCAAAAGAGTAGAGAAGTTGATCAGTGGCTTTCGATGGAGGATACCACTTGTATTTAGGACCTTTAACCGGAAGGATGCAGAGGAAATTCTGGAGATTCCTATTAGTATATCAGGAAAGGAAGATAGCAATTACTGGATACATAGTGGCAATGGCATCTACACTGTCAACTCAAGATACAAGGCATTGTGCAGAGGAACAGTTCAACACAAGGGAAGAAGAGAGAATGAGGCAGAAACTAGTATAGCAAGTTCCTATGAAAAGCAATGGAAGTGGATGTGGAGGCTGAACGTTAAGAGCAAGATAAAACATTTCCTTTGGAAGTGCCTACATGGTCTATTACCAGTCAACAGCCTGGTGTTTAAAAGAACACACAAAGGTGATCCAATCTGTGATGGCTGTGAAGAACAAGAAGAGTCAATTGAACACATGTTTTTCCAATGCAGCAAAGCACAAGAGGTGTGGAAAATGGCTCCATTACAATGGGATGGATTAAAGGAACAGAGAAGGGAATTTTCAAGCTTGGTGGACTGCTATTCTGGAAGCTACATGCAGGACAGATGGAAAGGAGCATATAGAGCTCACTGTGAACATCCTCTGGCAACTCTGGAAAAGGAGAAATGAATGGCAGTTCAATGCCAAACACAGGCACCCTTGGAAAACAGTCCAAAAGGCTCAACAGGAATGGCAAGAACAAAAAGCTGTCCAGAGCAAGCAGAAAATGATCATTGAAGATGCTGTAAGTGCAGAAGAGGAAGTTGATCCGGAGGACGCAGGAAGGAATGAAATTCAGATCAGAATATCAACTAAAGTGCAAGACCAATCCAACAGAGTTGGCATGGGGATTTTTGCATCTACTTTCAACAATCAGTTGGTGGCTGCCTGGGCACTTATTGACAGAAAAATAGTGAATCAGATGCAGTCTACTGCAGAAGCTGTGAAAATGGCCATCATAAAGGCTAGACACCAGCAATGGAAGGAAATTATTGACCACATCCCCAGCCCCCAGCTACTGAAGATGATAACGGAAAGGATGGCAAAGGACATCAAAATGGCTACTTTGATAGATGATATTAACGACCTCAGGTCCTTATTTCAGAAATGCTCCTTTTGTTTAGATAGGAGCTTAGACTCTACATGTGAAGTGATTAGTGATTATGCTTTAGGCATATTTCAAGATGAGGAATGGATTAATCCTCAGTGTGTCTAACACTCTTGTATAGAATttcttgagcctttgctcataTAAGTGTATTTTTTTTGCCAATCAATACAAAAATCTAAcgttgtagaaaaaaaaaatgagccAAAAGAGAACATTGAcattgaagaaaaagaagatgttGGCTAGCAGGATAGGGTGGTTATAGCACCATTTCCATACAGGGGAAAGCAAATTGGGATCATCATCCTGGTAGTGGTTGAGGAAAGTGAGGTAGAAGAGGATGGAGGGCAGGGGAACTAGAAATGCTATGACTGCATTCTTGAGGTTACTGTGACTAGTATTGCTACCACCCATGGTATTTTTGGGTTGGTATTGGCGGCCTAGGACTCTGGATTTTGGAGTCTGGGAGGCCCTTTTTATATAACTTCGGCTGTGGAGTGTGGAGAGTCAACCTAGCTGCAGAAAATTGTTGGATTCCTTTGATTGATGGGTGGTGTAGCTAAAGGTCTCACCTCAACGGCGGTGCAAATCTTCCTTTTGGAAAAGTGATTATCCAAATGATTTGCTCACCGTTCtttaattgcaatttttttttcatgcaaaagaaaagataggCAATTTTTCAGAGTTGGCGAATGGGGATGAGGCGCTACCAAAATTTGgccaaatttttaaatgttgTAAAGCGTCTGGATGTGATTTAAGGGTTCGTTTGGGAGTGGATgatttggagagaaaagaaagggaaagaagagaaagtgaaCATTTCCTTCGTTTGTTAGTTTTaattaggaaagaaaagaagagaaatggaAGGATTCAAGAGGATAAATAGCAAGTAAAATTTTTCCACCCAAAttggagagaaagttggaggAAGCTTATGAAAGTTTtttaaaatacctattttatccttaaaaatgtcttgaacaaatatttaatgacttttatatccaaaatcattccacTAATTCTCAAAACTCTCAAACAATATAACAAtcccttctcttctcttctcttatCTCATAACTTAAGTTTtcccttcttctcttttctatcctaaactcccaaacttagCCTAATAGTGCATAAGCAAACATGGTGTATGCAGGGGTGGCAAACAAATCCAGTTGCTCACACTCAAATTGGGTTAAAGCTCCACTTGAATCCAAATCAAGTTCGAGCTGCTCGAGTACGGTTATCAAATTAAACTCGAGCCTTTAAATATTTTACTTCAAAGTTAGTCGAGCTTTTTgagttttatatatatatgtatattatttttaaaaaatattaaattatctAACAACCTATATTTTTAGAAGAAATTACATGTCTCACCACTTGAACCTACAAACTCATGTATGACCTCAATCTCAATTTGCTTCTCTAACGAGTTCGAACTCAAACTCAAACTGAGTATATTTTACACGAGTCAagctcgattttgaaagtgaagATTCATCAAACTACAGTTTAGATAATACAATTTGAGTTCGATTCGGTTTATTGCCACCTCTAGTATTAAGGTTCACAAATATTGTTGGTAATTTACTACATATGTGTTACGTGGATTCAAGATTTTAGCAATTGTCAATGTCAATTTGAGACTATATTACTCCCGGATCCACCTGATGATTCAAAAGCCATTCCTTTGTGCAGATCTTATGGGGATAGCCCAAAGTAGGGTTGCCTTGTTTGGCTTTTGAGttttgtaaaaaattttcttgacacatttttcaattacttatttaactcacatatatcacatcattaaaatatatttctttacaaaaatttaaaaatttgcaATCCAAAAAAGATAATTCTTTGACTTCCATCCTCATTTTATGATGTATATTCTTCCAAGTCTCATTCTGTGTTATTGAGATTGTCTATGGGAGTACTTTAGTAAAAGATGAAGAGTTTCAACACGAGTAAGATAAGACGAAATGAAGTGTCCAAATAGCCTAGGTCTCTCAAGTTTAAATGATGTGTTCAATGTACAAGTAAGATTTCAAAATGAAGAAATTCACGACAAGTAATTTCCTTTGGCACTGTTTGTTTTGGGAGAATgggaaggaaaggaaaggaaagaaaatgaaggGATAAGGATTTTGATATTTGGATTGATTTTTGAGGAGGGAAAGGGACGGATAAGATTCAGTTATTTTTTAGGGTTAATCACAAAAACTCCCCCTAAGATATAACCACTTTTCCACTTTGTCCCCTAACGTTATTTTGTTCTTACTTTATCCCCTAAACCATTAGTCAACTCTAGTTGTGTAATGGTGATGTCAAAAGGACATTTATACCCCTACGAGTTAACCACGATAAATCTCCTTAAAGTATAGTTTGGTTTGCACTTTATTTCCAAATatcatttttttatcaatttgtttgtttgttattAAAATCATTAGTGAACTCCAATGTTTGATAATACCTAGGACAAAcaatatttaaaaaatcaatatttttaatataataataaaagaatAATACTTTTATATATATGGTCGTAGTTAAATTTGACTCCATAATTGCACTTTTTTTTAGATTGAGGAGAATATCTTGTTAATTTGACTTAATaatgagaaaagagaaacaTGGTTGATTTggagttcaaaatttttaaggCTATTCCTTTAGTATACCATACTTAGATGCTATCAAAATTTATTTAGATTGctaaatttttcttaaaatttttttattacatCTAAACATgttttttaatcatctttttatttttacaactactttttatctcaaaaaatcaaattgcAAATAGTGCTATTATTCTAAAAACAATTCCACTAAtctccaatccaaacaaacacatCTATAGACCTTTAATAACATTTTCATAGTTTAGTTTTGCTTTTgcactaaaatttttttctttatcgcATGAGATGAGCAagatactttcttttatctaaAAAAACCTGTAATTATGGAGATAAATTTAACAAGACATTTatctataaatatataataatttcatTATTATGTTTGggatattaattttttaaacattaTTTGTGTTGAGTGGTACAAAATATTAGAGTTGACTAATGCTTTTAGGGACAAATAGACAAATTAAGAGAAAAGTGTTATTAGAGGGTAAAATGCAAAATGGCTATACCTTAAGGGCTTTTACTATAATTAATCCTTAGGGATATCAATTTCTATTTGTTATTTTCGCTACACAATGTTAGAGTTGACTAACAGTTTAGGGGATAAAGtgagaaaaaaataatgttagggGATAAAGTGCAAACTAGTTAAACCTTATGAGGAGTTTTTATAATTAACTTTATTTTATCAGCTTGCTTTCCCTCTAAAAGCAGGCAAAAACGGAGAGAAAGAATACTAAGactaatgaaaattttaaaattttctaaaaaatctaTCATGTGTTTAtaaattatgaataaaaatgTAACTAATGCATGAtaagtttctttcctttccatTCATAGTCCAAACAAGATAGATAGATTCAGATTTCCTGTgctctcctttcttttcttttctactaGAGTTCTCACCTTTCCTTCCCTTCCCTTTCCTTCAATCCAAACGGTGCGTAGTAGAAGAATACGTGTTCAATACTCTACGCATTGCACAAATCAATCCTGATCAAAAATTGTTCTTGCCCATCACAGGCAATGAAATATTGggctcacttcacactactttttgAAAGTGGCTTATTGCTAAGTGAAAATTACCATCCGATTTTGACTCTCGAGAGATTTCCACCCATGTCAGAGAGCAAAAACTAAAACGGATAAACAGTAGTGGTTTCACATATCACACTTCAGATTGTAGACAAGATTTAGAGTAATTTAGTGTTACTAGAATAGGTTTCATACATCAACATTAAAGTTATCCATCCTGTTCGTGGGAACAATTAGAGTTCTCGAGTACTAGATAAGTTTTCATATTGGATTAACTAGAATAAATCATGATTGTTTGAGTTTTGTGTTGGTAATAGTAGAAATACCCATTTACTTGATATATTTCAGTAGTTTTACCACTGAAACAAGAAACTTAACAAGTTTTTttggaaatatatatatataaaatgaatcCAATGTGACAATTCAAACGCAATTTTAAGACCTTTAATCGAAAATGTTGTGACAATTATCACTCTTTTTCAATTAGATCCATTAAGTCTCAAGGTGAATTTGGAAtctatatttctttttctttttcttattttttgaaaaggggtggaagaaaattttcatttgaaaattataaaagtCTCACTTATTATTACTTGTATTTGGagattttttactttttaactCACTTTCTTGGAGATTCAGAAATTAGATAAATAATATGATTgccaaagcaaaagaaaaagaattccAATAATCACTAAGAAGGTCCATCAATGATAAAATTGGATGTatttttattgtttcttttttttattgtgGGTTAAATACTTAAATTTTGTCTGAGTTGCACCATACTTTTGTATACAAATTCTTTTCAAAGTTGGCAAAAGGGCTCctagaaaaaatagaaaaggtgGGAAAGAGTATAATTATGAGAATCGATCCAGCCTATCCACAAAAAGCACAAGAGAGCCTTGAGGTACTACAAACTGGAGTAGTATCTCCTGAATTTGTTGTCGTAGCCCCCTGCAAAGTGCAAACTCAAATAAACGTCGAATAGAAACATGAAATACTGCAGTTTAGTCCCCGTGATTTCATGTACTCCAGATTATGCctttttgtttcatttgttGACATTTATGATTTACaccttaaaaaaatataaaagtttgCCCATTGTTCCATTTCAATCCATTCAGCAATGGTAGCAGGCCAGTCAGTTTTGATATTAATAGTGTACACTTTTGAAATGAATCAAAATCAACAACGATAATGTCATAGCTGATACTTTATTGTGTCAgacaattctttttttttctttaatgaCAAATATACACTCTACAAGCCAAAGGTTTGGTTCACTTTGAAAAGGTAAATTTgtcattttaaaagaaaattaatcagCCATCAAAAACTTAGGAAACcaaatacattttaaaaaaaatcagaagTACTGAACTGAAACTAATACCATGCTTGAAGGACCAAAGTTGCAATTTTCGCTCTCTAATAAAACTGCACGAATCATTTGATGTGCCATGTTAAGGCATACCAATCAATGCTATAAATTATAGATAAGCCCATGCTTAGGGTGCTAGTAATCATTTCTGCTGCCAATAATGGTGTGCCtaattatttacttttgatcCCTTTCGCATGCCACAgtacaaattaattaaaaaaaaaaggtcataAAGCCTTTGGTTGGTCCCTCCTTCAATTTGCCTTCACTCAAAGCTCTTATCTCTTCTATCTACTCATTCATAAAGCCCATAAATTGCAATCAATCCATGCGTAATGGAGAAATCACAATCTTATCTACTATAGATTCCATGCTTTCTATGGTTAAATCATGGATTATAGCAGCTCAAAGCTTCTTTATTTACGTTACAAAACGGTAATGGATATTATTGTTTGCATGCTTAGCCACACTTTGGCCatttttatctttcttttgtcATCTTTTTGATCCATCATCAATGATGATTTGTTTGCTTTTTGGCTTCTCCATGCATGAGTATATTGGACAACATTGTACaagattcttttcttttttgttcctttttcgAAAGTTATCATATTACGAGATGATGCCAAATATTGGAAGGAGTACTCAAGTGAGTTTATGAGTTAGGTTAGACAAGAATCTGGGGGAAAAATGCTTAAACTTTGCTAATATGAGATTGCATTTAAGAGTTTCATAGGCAAGGGTTTATGAAGTTAGTTAATTACGCCTCTCTACCTAAATATTGTACTCAGCACAATCTATACGTACCTTCTGAAAAGTTAGAGTAAGGCAAATCAAAAGCTAATTAACTCAAGGGGAGCGAgcaattatttaaatttttttaaaggaaTCATATAGTTGTTATAGGTTAGaaaaagttgttcaagaatTTTTGCGAAATTATTTCACTACTAAGTGAGCTAAGCAAGACGTTAACTACATAATTATACTTTTCAGCATAACATCAATATTTGATGGTAGAACAACTTACAAAGTCATCAATGTATACTTGAGAGAACCCAATTAAGTTGGAAGTTCACAATGACTTAACCTACTGATATATTTTGGACTTGGAAATTCCAATCACTTTTATTGAGttcatacatatatatatatatatatatatatgaaaattttattgtTCCTTTAAGAAATCATTCCCTCAACTTATATCCATTAATTAATTGACACATTATTTATGATAGTATTATTCTA contains:
- the LOC113761150 gene encoding uncharacterized protein C594.04c, with the protein product MGGSNTSHSNLKNAVIAFLVPLPSILFYLTFLNHYQDDDPNLLSPVWKWCYNHPILLANIFFFFNVNVLFWLIFFFYNNLLQMIDPYWTVIPVLLVHYYTNHPPAVENKCNVWRSRIVTCLTWVWSIRLSHNYFRRENWQWVVREDWRFTDMKHQYGKCWWWVSFFAVYLSQQVFLMGICMPMYVIHLENKQLDILDFVGIAICLSRIAIAYCGDTKLHDFVSRNKKLKELGKPVVPNLDKGLWQYSRHPNYFGEQLWWWGLVILAWNLGYGWTFVGSLINSLCLAYVTVLVEKRMLKQDYRAEAYQLYQKTTSVWIPWFRSPLIGKSKNT